Genomic window (Flavobacteriales bacterium):
CATTTCACCGCGGATAGCGACGCGATGATCACCAAGGGATTGGTGGCGCTGCTGGTGCGCGTGTTGAACGATCGGACACCGCAGGAGATCATGAGCACACCGCTCACCTTCATCGACCGGATCGGCCTGCGCGAGCACCTTTCCCCCAACCGCAGCAATGGCGTGGTGGCCATGCTGGACCAGATGAAACGTTATGCACTGGCTTATTCCACGAAGTGATCATGCGAACACCTTTTCACCGCCACGACGCCACGAACGCAACGGTTTTCGCCACGTTGCGCAGCCTTGGCGTTCTTAGTGTCTTGGCGGTGTGAAATTCCTTGCGCTTAATGACCAACGACGAAAAGAAGCAATTGGAGGAGCGTGTGATCATGACCCTCAAGACGATCTATGACCCCGAGATCCCCGTGGACATCTACGAGCTGGGCCTGATCTACGATGTGGTGGTACGCGACGATGCGAGCATCTACATCAAAATGACTTTGACCAGCCCGGCTTGTCCGGTGGCCGGCACGTTGCCGGGCGAAGTGGAGGAGAAAGTGGCCGAGACCATGGGCGCGAACGGTGCCAAGGTGGAACTTACTTTCGAGCCTGCTTGGGACCGCAACATGATGAGCGAAGCCGCGCAGTTGGAGCTGGGGTTCATGTGAAAAAAAAGCCGCGGAGGCGCGGACCTGCCTACCGCAGGCAGGGGCGCAGAGAAGAAAAATAGAACCGCTACGACGCAACGATAGCGCAACGCAGATCCATGAGCGACGAAGGTTCCATCATCAATAAGGTCGCTTCCAGCGGTATTCAAACCTTGGACTTGGAGGATCTTTATCCGCATGGCGAACGCATCGTCTTCGATATCGCACCACTGCTGTGGGAGGGCATCGCGCTGAAGGAAAAAGACTTCCGTGCATTCGTGAAAGATCACCAATGGTCACAATACCAAGGCCAATTCGTTTCGGTACACTGCTCCGTGGATGCGATCATCCCAACATGGGCCTATATGTTGGTGGCCACGCATCTGCAACCTTATGCCGCTTTCGTAACACAGGGTGATGCCGGGCAACTGGAACGTGCCGTGTGTACGCGCTTCGTGCAGCTGTTGGATGTTGAACCCTATCGGGACGCCCGCATCGTGGTGAAGGGCTGCAGCAAGTTGCCGGTACCATTGAACAGCTACGTGGAACTTTCAGCGAAGCTGTTGCCCGTGGTGAAGAGCCTGATGTTCGGCGAACCCTGCAGCACCGTGCCGCTTTACAAGGCTCCGAAAGCATAGTCTACCTTGGGCATCATGCGCGTGTACGTTTTACTGCTGTCCCTTCTGCTGTGGCATGCGCTTCTTGCCCAGGATCACGCCGTGCAGGACAGCTTGAACGTGCCCAACAGCGAGAACGGCTGGTACCTCAGTCCGCACGGCACCATCCGGATCCTGGTGATCTTCGCGGAGGTCGACTACGACAAGAACCCCAAGAACGATCCCCAGCCAGGCGGCTCGGACCAATGGCATAAGGGTGAACTGCCCACATGGAAGGACGACCTGTTCGATCCCTTTCCGTTGACGGAACCGAAGGCCGAGGTCTCGCGCTATTACCGCGACGTGAGCTTGGGCCAGTTCACCGTGCTGGGCGACTACATCGATCAGGTGGTCACCTTGCGTGAGAGTGAGCAACGCGGTCTGCGTGATTGGAGCGGCATGGCATGGGAGGCCGCCAACATCCTCGGTTCATTGCATACCGCACACGATCTCTCCATCACCGACTTCGACCAATGGACCGACGGGGGAAAGCCCGGCCTACCCAAGTTGAACCGATCGGATGATCCGCACAGCTATGACCACGTGATGGTGATCTACCGCAACAGCAACGTGCTCACCCACGGGCAGGGCAGCACGGATGCAGGAAGTGCCGGATTGTTGTTCGGCCACCCCAGCGACACGCAAAGCCGTTTCGGGGCGATGAACGGATTGCCGTTCGAGATCCTCAAGCACGAGTTCAACCACCTGCTTCTTGGTGGCAACAATTTCCATAGCGGCGGTGGGAACGCGCCCATCTTCACCGGCTATTTCATGCCCATGATGGGCGGATGGAGCATGATGGGCGCGGCCAACAGCTCGCTGCTCACCGCGTGCGCCTGGGACCGTGACCGCTTAGGTTGGCGGGCGGAGGGAAGCCGGTACCGCATTCGCGCACATGACCTTGCCGGATCGGAGGTGAACGGCGACCTCGACCCGATCGCGGGCGATACCGGCATCTTCGTCCTGAAGGACTTTGTCACCGGCGGTGACGCGCTCCGCATCCGTATGCCCTTTCTTCCGGACTATGTTTACCCGCAGTGGCTTTGGTTGGAGAACCACCAGACCAGGTCGCGCAACGGCTGCCCCACGGATAAATTCCACTATGAGGACGGGTTCGCATGCGTTCATCCGGCCGTCCCGGGCATCTATGCGCTGATGCAGGTGGACAAGGAGAAAAAGGCCGGCAGCGACATCTATGGCGGCTATGCGGACTACCTCCGGCCCGTGCCCGCCAACGGCTACTTCGATTGGCGCCTGCGCGGTGACACCATCCGGTCCAGTTGCCTCTGGGGCGGGAGCACGGAACCCTATTTCGTGCGTGATGCCTGGGCGAACCCGCTTACTGGGAACCAGCAGCAGGAATTTCCCCTGTTCGACAAGAACAACGACGGCAAGCTCACCCGCAAGGAAGCCATCGTACCGAACGTGGAGATCCGCAATGGCAAACTGGATGATGCGGCCATGTTCCTCGGAACCTCCGGCCAAGCCTTCACCCCACAGGGTAATAGCCGCATCGCCATGGGAACGAACCCCTCAAGCGCCAACATGCTCACCCTGGCGTGCGACATGGCCATGGAGCGGAACAAGGGCGCGAAACCCGATGTGCGCACGGTCTATCTCAATGGTATCAGTGTGGACCTGTTGGAACAGCGTACTGACGGCACCATCACCGTGCATGTCCGAAGCGGTGATACGCGCCTCACCACGGACGTGCGCTATTGCGCGGACAGCATCGTATTGCCCGACCTGCACGGATATCAAGGGACCGCGCTCACCTTGGCGGCGCATAAGACCTTGAAGATCGACCGCTCCGGAACCCCGACGCGCATGAAGCAACAAGGCGGGGATCACGGCAAGTACTGGTTCAGCCCGCCGACGCAGTTCACCGTGGCGGCCGGCGCGCGCATGGAATTGGAGCGCAAGGCGAAGCTTCAGCTGCTCAACAGCTCGGTGATGCATTTGATGCCCGGCGCCGTACTGGACTTGGACAGCAAGGCCAAACTGGACATACAGCCTGGCTCTTCGATCGTGCTGCACGGAAATGCTTCGATCAAGGCCAAGGCCCGGGTATTGAGAAAGCTGCGTCGCCAAGGGCGCATCGTTGATCCGTCGCTTTGACACGGCGGTGCCCTCATCCAGGGGCGGCAATTCCTTCCCGGCGATGTTGCCGCATCTCCCAAAGCATGAACATGGCAAGTATCCCATATTCCAAAGGGATCCACCAATAGGGCTGGGTGAAAGGAACGGTGCTGTACGTGAGGTAGGTGGGCACGATCAGCAACGTCCACAGCACGGGCCAGCGCCAGCCGGTGAGCACTGCGAAAGCGAGCAGCGGCAGGACGTACCACGGTTGCACGGCCTGCGCACCGAAAAGATAGATGGCCAGCAACCAGAGCATCGCCTCGGGCCAATCCGCACGCTTCTTCTTCCATAGTGTGAATGAATACACGCCCAGCCCGATCAACGTGATCACGCTCAACAGGCCCGTGCCTTTCACCAGTGCATCGCCCATCGCGCGGCGCAGTCCCTCGAACAGCACGCCGTTGAATTCGAGCCAGCTCACGTAGAGCTTCAGGCTGCTGCCGAAGTGCGCGAAGAAGCCCGGTGTCCAGAACGGGACCCACGACACGATGAAGAGGACAAGTGCGATCGCGATGTACCGGACCGAACGTTTCGATCCCGACCGGGACGGCAGCCAAGCAAGAAAAAGCAACGGCCACAACTTGATGGCGGCCCCGATGGCGAGGAAGATCGCGGAAACATTCCAGCGTGCCCGACGGAACAAGTGGATGGCCCATAGGCAGGGTGCGATCATCAGCACCTCGGTGTGGACGTTCACGGAGAATTCCAACAGTACCAATGGATTCAGCGCATACAGCGCGACCTTGCGCACACGGCCCGGATCGTTCTTCAGCAACAGCCCAAGCACCCCGATGGTGGCCATGTCGAAGGCGATCGCGATCCCGCGCAGGGCGAGTGTGGATGCCCAAACGCTTCCATGCCCGATCCATGCCGCCAACGCGAATCCCGCCTGCGCCAATGGCGGGTACACCGAATAGAAGTGCGGCGAATTCAGCTTCGCATACAACGCGGGCGTGAAGATCTCCGGCATCGTTTTTACCAGCACATCAGGCGTGAAAGCGAATGGGGAAATGCCATGGATGGAGCAGAGCCCGTCCCAGATGTAGCGGTAGTGGTCGTCCGTCCATGTGATGGGGGCGAGGAACAGCAACAGGCGGAAGGCAACGGCGATGACCAGGAGTTGGTTCCAGGAGAAGCCCGCCTTTCGCACGGACCAGAGGTAGGCAGCAAAGGCCACGGCGAAGCCCAGCAACAAGGGCATGCTCCGAGAGCGGTCCGGGCCATAGCCGAGGAAGTACACCGCGGCCGCAAGCAGGAGGAAGGACTCGGGACGAAATGCGTTGCGGGCGTTCATCGGGCGGCCGTCCGCAAGGAATGCGACAAGGAGAACCAGCACACCGAGCCGAAGCCAAAGGCCAACATGATATGGTAAGGGAGCAATCCGAGATCGTTTACCCGGAATGCGATCACGATACCAAGCACCGCATATGCTGCGATCGCGCCTTCCAGCAATGCGATCGGCGTGATCGCGCTTCTCCAATAACCGTCGCGGGCTATGGCTTTGTCGGTGCCGGTGCCACCGGATTTCGGGGTGCGCATAAAAGGCGTTTTACGTCCCGCATATCCTTCCAGCACCGCGATCGCGTTGTGCAGCGAAAGGCCCATGCTTACCGAGAGGAAAGCAGGGAAGGTCCAAAGGAAGGACAGTGCCCCGCGCCATCCGGGGCGGTGTTGCCGGTAGGACGTCCAATAGAACACGACCAGCACCAGCAAGGCGAAGGTGAAGATGATCGCGGTGTTGAAGAGCACATGGAATTCGGGATGACCCTGCTTCACCAACAAGAGCGGAACACTGAGCAGTGCGGTGCCGAGGATGGCCACAAAGACAGTGCTGTTCATCAGGTGGAAAAGCGCATGCACCTTGGTCCCGAAGGAGAGGTCGCCGCGACGCAGGACGCTGGGCAGGTTTTTCACGGCGCATTCCGCGGCACCCTTGTTCCAGCGGTACTGCTGCGTTTTCAGCGCGTTCATCGCGGCCGGGAGTTCCGCAGGGGAGACCACGTTCTCGAGGTAGTGGAAGTGCCAGCCTTTGAGCTGTGCGCGGTAGCTCAGGTCGAGGTCCTCCGTTAGCGTGTCGGCCTGCCAGCCTCCCGCATCGGTGATGCAGCTCTTGCGCCAAACACCAGCCGTGCCGTTGAAGTTGATGAAATGCTTCAGCCCTTCGCGGCCGGTCTGTTCCACGGAAAAGTGCGCGTCCAGCCCGAATGCTTGCAGGCGCGTGAGCAGGTTGGCGTCGCGGTTCAGGTGCCCCCAGCGCGTTTGCACCATGCCCATCCTCGGGTCGTTGAACCACGGTGCCACGGAGCGGAGCAGGTCTTTCGGAGGAAGGAAGTCGGCATCGAACACGGCGATCAGTTCGCCCTTTGCGCGCTCCAGTCCGTACGCCAACGCGCCGGCCTTGTAGCCAACGCGTTCCGGGCGGCGGACATGGGTGATGTCCACGCCTTGCTTCTGCCAGTATGCGATCCGCGCGGTAGCACGATCCACCGTACTGTCATTGCTGTCATCCAACACCTGCACCTCGAAGCGGTCGCGCGGCCAGTCCATCGCAGCGACATCATCGATCAGACGCTCCACCACGTTCCGCTCGTTGTAGATCGGCAATTGCACGGTGATGCGGGGCAGTTGTTGCCCGGATCCGAATTCAGGCGTTGGCCGTTCGTTCCGATCCCTGCGGCGATAGGCCCAAGTAAGCTGCAATTGCACCAGGCTGAACAGCAGGATGAAGCTCAACAGCACGGCATAGACGATGAGGATCGCGAGGGCCATCAGCGGTACTTGATGATGGTGGTGATGATCTTCCAGCCCGCCAGCACCGAGCCTTTCACGGTGCCGCTGATCTTCGAGAAGCCGATGCGCTTTCGGTAATCCACCGGCACCTCAGCGATGCGGAGCTTCTGTTTCGCGGCCTTCAATTGCATCTCCACGGTCCATCCGAAGGTACGGTCGCGCATGTGCATGGCTTGGAGCGCATCCCAGCGGATCGCACGGAACGGGCCGAGGTCGGTGTACTTCACCCCGTAGAAAATCTTGAGCAGCCGTGTCGCCAGCCAATTGCCGAAGATCTGTTGCGGCATCATGCTGCCGGTATCGCGACGGCCCAAGGCTCTGGAGCCGATCACGAAGTCCGCACGGGCCTCCAGGATCGGCGCTACCACCTCCGTCATCTGTTCCGGATGATCGCTGTTGTCCGCATCGATGAAGACCACGATGTCCGGTAGTGGTTGATGTTTGGCCACCTGCGCGATCCCCTTGAGGCAGGCGTTCCCGTAGCCGCGCTCCGGCTGGTCCACCACGATGGCCCCTGCCGCGCGCGCCATCTCGCTCGTCTTGTCACTGCTGGCGTTGTTCACCACCACGATGTGGCGCACCAGATCTTTCGGAATGTCGCACACCACGAATCCCACGGCTTCTTGCTCGTTGAACGCGGGAATGATAACGTCGATGATGGGTACTGGCATTGGGTATCGCGCGGGGAGCGTGGAGGTGGCGTCAAGGATCGTCCTTCGTGGCGGTCGATGCACACATTACTGGGTGTCGCCGGGATTGGATGGAACTGACGGCAAAGGTGCCGATGAACGGAAAGAGATCCGAGCCCTTCGTGCAGATCTGCAGCTGAGATGTGGAATTGCACGCTTGGAGGCTATCCGGAAGATGCTCAGTCGCTCACCTCGATGGCATACTCATGTCCGTCATAAAAGCCTTTGAAGCGCTCCGCGAAGCGTGTCAGCAGAGCATGTTTCGCGATGAGCGTGTCAAAGTCCACGGAGTGCGTGTCCGTCAGGACCAGGCCCCAAGGTCGCTCCTTCCCTTCGAGCTTGCTGGAACTGTCCACATTATAGCCCTGGTCCAACGCTTCCACGATCAAGCGGTCCATGTCCTCCTTTTCCTTGAAGTAGAACCAATGGATCACTGATCGCTCCCGGTCAGGATCGTCGTTGCGCAGATGCTCAAGAGCCCACTCCTTTTCGTCCATTCAACGCAAGGTAGCCCCCGTTCTTCCGATCGCGATCGGATCACTGCTCACGAGTCCTGACGGCTTGCCGTTCTCCAATTTCAGCACGCCCCGCGGGCACACCGCTGCGCAGATGCCGCAGCCCACGCAGCTTGCGCGCACGATGCTCTCGCCGCGTTGGGCGTAGCTGCGCACGTCGATACCCATTTCACAATAGGTGCTGCAATTGCCGCAGCTGATGCACTGCCCTCCGTTAGTGGTGATGCGGAAGCGCGAGAAGAAGCGTTGCTGCAAACCGAGCACCGCCGCCATGGGGCAACCGAAGCGGCACCATACGCGGCTGCCCAGCAAAGGATAGAAACCCACGCCTACCACGCCACTGAAGATCGCGCCGATCGCGAAGCCGTACGCGTTCCGCAGCGGATAGCTCTGCACGAAAAAGATGTCGCTGCCGCCGGAGATGTAAGCGTATGCGGTGAGGCCGATGATGACCGCGAGGATGCCCATCGCACCGTAGCGCACCGCCTTGTGTACCTCCTTCACCATGCCGGGGCGGATCAAGAGCACGGCGACCACGAAGCCCAAGGTCAACACGATGATGCCGAGCAGCATGCCGCGTGTGACCCAGAAACCTTTCGCGCTGTCGCCGCCGAGGTAGCTGTACACGAGCGCAGCCGTCATCACCACCGCGAAGACGAGCACCGAATGCACCGCCCAGCGTTCGATCTTCCATGCCTTCAAGCTCTTGTCGCTGAGCTGCCGGAAGGGATCACCGGCCGTTTCCGCGAGGCCACCGCAGCCGCACACCCATGAGCAGTACCAACGCTTGCCATAGAAGTAGGTGAGTATCGGTGAGATGAGGAAGATCATCGCCACGCCGAAGAGCAGCATGAAGAGGCCAAAACCTCCTGCGTCCAGCATCCCTTTCACATTCCACTCGTCGAAGAAGTAGTAGTTCAGCGGCCACATGTTCTTGAAATCGTCGTAGGGCAGGCTGAGTCGCGCGAGCAGCTCGGGGATGAGAAAGGCGAATCCGAGCTGGAAGAACATCACCGAGGTGGTGCGCACCACCTCGTATTTGTTATGGCGGTATTTCAAGATGAACTTGAAGCCCATGGAGAGGATGGCCACCGTGTAGAGCGTGCCGTACACGAACCATTGTGAGGCCGCATTGCCACTGAGGAGCCTGCTGAGCGGATCGAACAGCGCGACGGTCCCCGTGTTCGCCTTGCCATCGCCACCGAGGCCGAGGTATTGCGGGTAGAAGTAGAGCACCACGTAAAAGCCCGTGAGCAGCACGCCCAACACCCAGGCCACCGCACCGCGCGAGGTGAGGCCGTTGTGCCAGACGCCGTTGTTCTTGATGCCCGCCGGATGATGCGCATAGGTGCGCCACGCATAGCCCGCGCCGCCAAGTGCGATGGCCAGTAATGCGCCAGTGAGCCAAAGACCAGCATGTGGAACTGTTCCCATCGGCAAGCTTACGAATAGCACCAACACGCCCATGGACGCTACCGCCAACGCGATCTTCTGCGATCCGTCCAAGGTGCCGCTATGGGGTGCGGCGATCGAGAGACTGTGATCCGAACGGCTCATGCGATCACGCTCGTTGCTTGGTTGAACGATGCGCGGACGGCCATCTCCGTACGCTCGAAGAATTCCGGATCGAACGCCGCTTCGTGCAGGTGCTGGACCACGTGGTCCACCGTGGCCTTTTCGCGCAACCAACGGTCGAACACCTCATGCCGCAAACGGAAGCCGAAGCTGTTCACGCCGTGCAGCACGCGGCTCTCCGCGTTCCAGACCAGATGCAGTGCGGACCTGCCGTTTGGGTGCTCCCAGTAGTGATCGGCCTCGCCTTCCTGTAGGTTGTTCCGTACCCAGCCGTAGGTCTGGTATTCGATGTCGAAGAACTTGGCGCTGTTGAACCAGATGCCGGGATCGTAAGCCGTGCGTTCCCCGGTGATCGTGAGCGCCACGGTCTCGCCCATCATGCGCCCGGTGTACCACACCTGTTCAATGTTCTTGCGTTGAGGATCGGGATGTTTGTGGAACTCCACGCAGTCGCCGATGGCGTAAACGTCCGAAGCGCTTGTCTCCAAGTTTTCGTTCACCAAGACGCCCTTCCCTGTTTTGATCTCGGGACTTCCCTTCAGCCAAGCGATGTTCGGGTGAACGCCCACGGCCAAGCCCACGAAGCCGCATGCGATCTCCTCACCGCCCTTGGTACTTATGGCCCGCACGCGGCCGTCATCGCCTGCAAGCACTTCCTCCAACTCGGTGTTGAACCTCAACTCAACACCGTGTTCCTGCATGTGCCGGGTGATCATTCCTGCTTCCTGCTTCGGAAGAATGCCGCCCCAGTAACTGTGCTCCCGCACAAGGAAGGTCACGTCAATGTTGCGCGTGCGCAGCATCTCCGCCATTTCCACACCGATCAATCCGCCTCCCGCGATCACCGCGCGTTGGATGCCCTTGGTGTTCTCCTCCATCGACTCCAAGTCCTGCAAGCTGTACAGGCCTTGCACGCCGGGAAGGTCTTGCCCGGGCCAGCCGAAGCGGTTCGACTCGCTGCCCGTGGCGATGATGAGGCTGTCGTAAGTCAACGTGCCCCCATCGGTCAGCTCCACGATCTTTCGTTCCGTGTCGACCCGCGTCACCGTTCCGTGCTTCAGCCCGATCCGGTTCTTCTCCCAAAAGTGGTCCTCGTAGGGCTTGATGTCCTGGTAGCGCATGTGGCCCATGTACACGTACATCAGCGCGGTGCGGCTGAAGAAGTGCTCGCTCTCCTTGCCGATCACGGTGATCTCCGCATCGCTGCGTTTGCGGATGTGGCGCGCCGCCGTGATGCCGCTGATGCCGTTGCCGATAATGACGATGCGGGGATTGCTCATGCGGGATGTGCGATTTTTGTACGGCGGCGCATTTCTTT
Coding sequences:
- a CDS encoding SufE family protein produces the protein MDTTLEQAQQEIVDEFAMLGDWQDRYEQLIELGKELPLIAAEFKTEENLVRGCQSRVWLTAEPRGETVHFTADSDAMITKGLVALLVRVLNDRTPQEIMSTPLTFIDRIGLREHLSPNRSNGVVAMLDQMKRYALAYSTK
- a CDS encoding DUF59 domain-containing protein, with the translated sequence MTNDEKKQLEERVIMTLKTIYDPEIPVDIYELGLIYDVVVRDDASIYIKMTLTSPACPVAGTLPGEVEEKVAETMGANGAKVELTFEPAWDRNMMSEAAQLELGFM
- a CDS encoding DUF2480 family protein produces the protein MSDEGSIINKVASSGIQTLDLEDLYPHGERIVFDIAPLLWEGIALKEKDFRAFVKDHQWSQYQGQFVSVHCSVDAIIPTWAYMLVATHLQPYAAFVTQGDAGQLERAVCTRFVQLLDVEPYRDARIVVKGCSKLPVPLNSYVELSAKLLPVVKSLMFGEPCSTVPLYKAPKA
- a CDS encoding DUF2029 domain-containing protein gives rise to the protein MNARNAFRPESFLLLAAAVYFLGYGPDRSRSMPLLLGFAVAFAAYLWSVRKAGFSWNQLLVIAVAFRLLLFLAPITWTDDHYRYIWDGLCSIHGISPFAFTPDVLVKTMPEIFTPALYAKLNSPHFYSVYPPLAQAGFALAAWIGHGSVWASTLALRGIAIAFDMATIGVLGLLLKNDPGRVRKVALYALNPLVLLEFSVNVHTEVLMIAPCLWAIHLFRRARWNVSAIFLAIGAAIKLWPLLFLAWLPSRSGSKRSVRYIAIALVLFIVSWVPFWTPGFFAHFGSSLKLYVSWLEFNGVLFEGLRRAMGDALVKGTGLLSVITLIGLGVYSFTLWKKKRADWPEAMLWLLAIYLFGAQAVQPWYVLPLLAFAVLTGWRWPVLWTLLIVPTYLTYSTVPFTQPYWWIPLEYGILAMFMLWEMRQHRREGIAAPG
- a CDS encoding glycosyltransferase family 2 protein, with the translated sequence MALAILIVYAVLLSFILLFSLVQLQLTWAYRRRDRNERPTPEFGSGQQLPRITVQLPIYNERNVVERLIDDVAAMDWPRDRFEVQVLDDSNDSTVDRATARIAYWQKQGVDITHVRRPERVGYKAGALAYGLERAKGELIAVFDADFLPPKDLLRSVAPWFNDPRMGMVQTRWGHLNRDANLLTRLQAFGLDAHFSVEQTGREGLKHFINFNGTAGVWRKSCITDAGGWQADTLTEDLDLSYRAQLKGWHFHYLENVVSPAELPAAMNALKTQQYRWNKGAAECAVKNLPSVLRRGDLSFGTKVHALFHLMNSTVFVAILGTALLSVPLLLVKQGHPEFHVLFNTAIIFTFALLVLVVFYWTSYRQHRPGWRGALSFLWTFPAFLSVSMGLSLHNAIAVLEGYAGRKTPFMRTPKSGGTGTDKAIARDGYWRSAITPIALLEGAIAAYAVLGIVIAFRVNDLGLLPYHIMLAFGFGSVCWFSLSHSLRTAAR
- a CDS encoding glycosyltransferase family 2 protein; this translates as MPVPIIDVIIPAFNEQEAVGFVVCDIPKDLVRHIVVVNNASSDKTSEMARAAGAIVVDQPERGYGNACLKGIAQVAKHQPLPDIVVFIDADNSDHPEQMTEVVAPILEARADFVIGSRALGRRDTGSMMPQQIFGNWLATRLLKIFYGVKYTDLGPFRAIRWDALQAMHMRDRTFGWTVEMQLKAAKQKLRIAEVPVDYRKRIGFSKISGTVKGSVLAGWKIITTIIKYR
- a CDS encoding ribonuclease E inhibitor RraB; this translates as MDEKEWALEHLRNDDPDRERSVIHWFYFKEKEDMDRLIVEALDQGYNVDSSSKLEGKERPWGLVLTDTHSVDFDTLIAKHALLTRFAERFKGFYDGHEYAIEVSD
- a CDS encoding 4Fe-4S binding protein, whose amino-acid sequence is MSRSDHSLSIAAPHSGTLDGSQKIALAVASMGVLVLFVSLPMGTVPHAGLWLTGALLAIALGGAGYAWRTYAHHPAGIKNNGVWHNGLTSRGAVAWVLGVLLTGFYVVLYFYPQYLGLGGDGKANTGTVALFDPLSRLLSGNAASQWFVYGTLYTVAILSMGFKFILKYRHNKYEVVRTTSVMFFQLGFAFLIPELLARLSLPYDDFKNMWPLNYYFFDEWNVKGMLDAGGFGLFMLLFGVAMIFLISPILTYFYGKRWYCSWVCGCGGLAETAGDPFRQLSDKSLKAWKIERWAVHSVLVFAVVMTAALVYSYLGGDSAKGFWVTRGMLLGIIVLTLGFVVAVLLIRPGMVKEVHKAVRYGAMGILAVIIGLTAYAYISGGSDIFFVQSYPLRNAYGFAIGAIFSGVVGVGFYPLLGSRVWCRFGCPMAAVLGLQQRFFSRFRITTNGGQCISCGNCSTYCEMGIDVRSYAQRGESIVRASCVGCGICAAVCPRGVLKLENGKPSGLVSSDPIAIGRTGATLR
- a CDS encoding NAD(P)/FAD-dependent oxidoreductase, which translates into the protein MSNPRIVIIGNGISGITAARHIRKRSDAEITVIGKESEHFFSRTALMYVYMGHMRYQDIKPYEDHFWEKNRIGLKHGTVTRVDTERKIVELTDGGTLTYDSLIIATGSESNRFGWPGQDLPGVQGLYSLQDLESMEENTKGIQRAVIAGGGLIGVEMAEMLRTRNIDVTFLVREHSYWGGILPKQEAGMITRHMQEHGVELRFNTELEEVLAGDDGRVRAISTKGGEEIACGFVGLAVGVHPNIAWLKGSPEIKTGKGVLVNENLETSASDVYAIGDCVEFHKHPDPQRKNIEQVWYTGRMMGETVALTITGERTAYDPGIWFNSAKFFDIEYQTYGWVRNNLQEGEADHYWEHPNGRSALHLVWNAESRVLHGVNSFGFRLRHEVFDRWLREKATVDHVVQHLHEAAFDPEFFERTEMAVRASFNQATSVIA